The Vibrio tubiashii genome includes a window with the following:
- a CDS encoding methyl-accepting chemotaxis protein: MKLKMSSIKIKYFIAIGIQIGLLSIAMSMSTSTAHVALTILAAAIPWFVIPKRKSVNANEQSGKQGRAASAQKPPAEVSPMLSIISQQLIDPLDHQRSVVDESVETLNESYFELQKLAEGQNQITTELVDNLLGNRDRNSDISQVLPKTEAIIRQFVETLVNVSERSISAVHSIHDMSDKLDAVFKLLAQVRGLSEQTNLLALNAAIEAARAGEAGRGFAVVAQEVRNLSLKAKELNDEIEAEINVAQETVQQANKTVGEMASIDMTEAIESKEKVDEMLRGVQEVNQSVEQEVQKIRSSGDLLHAQVDNGIRALQFADIIVQQGDYAKQSVSYLQEFIALCEQWANQDIDQQDFTEAVIALQQQIESRGAPAASQESIEEGEVELF; encoded by the coding sequence ATGAAACTAAAAATGAGCAGTATAAAAATCAAATACTTCATCGCAATTGGAATACAGATTGGGCTCTTGTCGATTGCGATGAGCATGTCAACGTCCACGGCTCATGTCGCCCTTACCATACTTGCGGCTGCCATTCCCTGGTTCGTTATACCTAAGCGTAAGAGTGTGAATGCGAATGAGCAAAGTGGCAAGCAGGGGCGTGCTGCTTCAGCTCAAAAACCGCCTGCGGAAGTCTCCCCTATGCTCAGTATTATTTCTCAGCAGTTGATTGACCCGCTAGATCATCAGCGAAGCGTAGTTGATGAGTCGGTTGAAACATTAAACGAAAGCTATTTTGAATTGCAAAAACTTGCGGAAGGGCAAAATCAGATCACTACTGAACTGGTGGATAATTTATTAGGTAACCGCGACCGAAATAGCGACATCAGCCAAGTACTACCGAAAACCGAAGCCATTATTCGCCAGTTTGTCGAAACCCTTGTTAACGTGTCGGAGAGAAGCATCTCGGCGGTACACAGTATCCATGATATGTCAGATAAACTAGACGCGGTTTTTAAGCTGCTCGCTCAGGTACGAGGATTGTCAGAACAGACCAACCTTCTTGCACTGAATGCGGCGATAGAAGCGGCACGTGCTGGTGAGGCTGGGCGCGGTTTTGCAGTGGTGGCACAAGAGGTGCGAAATTTATCCCTCAAAGCGAAAGAGCTTAACGATGAAATCGAGGCAGAAATTAATGTCGCTCAAGAAACCGTGCAACAGGCCAACAAAACCGTTGGTGAAATGGCATCAATTGACATGACTGAAGCGATTGAGTCGAAAGAAAAAGTGGATGAAATGCTGCGTGGTGTTCAGGAAGTGAACCAATCGGTAGAACAAGAAGTGCAGAAAATTCGCTCTAGTGGGGATCTGCTGCACGCTCAAGTTGATAACGGAATTCGAGCACTACAGTTTGCTGACATCATTGTTCAGCAGGGTGATTATGCCAAGCAGTCAGTCAGTTACTTGCAAGAGTTTATTGCGCTATGTGAGCAGTGGGCTAATCAAGATATTGATCAGCAAGACTTCACCGAGGCTGTTATAGCATTGCAGCAACAGATTGAGAGTAGAGGAGCGCCAGCCGCTTCTCAAGAAAGTATTGAGGAAGGAGAGGTAGAGCTTTTCTAA
- a CDS encoding CheR family methyltransferase, giving the protein MGRVLAQTDRTMPEAEEFELTEKDFKFIQWFMHKNVGIFFSDRKRTMVYGRVSRQLRRLGLKRFSEYRPIIEQDSSEQMAFINCLTTNKTQFFREYHHFEFIEKVLMKEWRQQGVKRLKIWSAGCSTGEEPYSFISSLHWANALSQFDDVSLTATDLDTKVLAHAKAGIYSDEAIASIPKKYLKPCFVRGVGQHQGSIKCKAGLQKRIKFHRLNLLEKWNFEEKFDLISCRNVMIYFDRQTQEKLIKRFHQQLKPNGVLFLGHSEGVPASLDIFHHLGHTIYVKK; this is encoded by the coding sequence ATGGGAAGAGTTCTAGCTCAAACTGATAGAACAATGCCAGAAGCGGAGGAGTTCGAACTGACTGAAAAAGACTTTAAGTTTATTCAGTGGTTCATGCACAAAAACGTGGGTATTTTCTTTTCAGATCGAAAAAGAACCATGGTGTATGGAAGGGTTAGCCGTCAGCTTAGGCGGCTAGGCCTCAAGCGTTTTAGTGAGTATCGACCAATAATTGAGCAAGACTCTTCTGAGCAAATGGCGTTCATTAATTGCTTAACAACCAATAAAACGCAGTTTTTCCGCGAGTATCATCATTTTGAGTTTATCGAAAAAGTCTTGATGAAAGAGTGGCGTCAGCAAGGCGTTAAAAGACTTAAAATTTGGTCAGCAGGGTGCTCTACGGGGGAAGAGCCCTACAGTTTCATTTCATCTTTACACTGGGCGAATGCGTTGTCTCAATTTGACGATGTTAGCCTAACTGCCACCGATCTAGACACCAAAGTTTTGGCACATGCAAAAGCGGGTATTTATAGTGATGAAGCCATCGCAAGTATACCCAAAAAATATCTTAAGCCATGTTTTGTTCGAGGGGTAGGACAGCATCAAGGCAGTATTAAGTGCAAAGCTGGTTTACAAAAAAGAATCAAGTTTCATCGGTTGAACTTACTTGAAAAGTGGAACTTTGAAGAGAAGTTTGATCTTATCTCATGCCGTAATGTGATGATTTATTTTGATAGGCAAACCCAAGAAAAGTTGATTAAACGCTTTCATCAACAGTTAAAACCCAATGGGGTACTTTTCTTAGGTCATTCAGAGGGTGTGCCTGCGAGCTTAGATATCTTTCATCATCTAGGACATACCATTTACGTAAAAAAGTAG
- the mnhG gene encoding monovalent cation/H(+) antiporter subunit G — MDIVISLLLCAGTLFTLIASLGILRMPDLYTRMHAATKAGTVGLASLLLAVAIAIPEITVISRVIGTMLFIFLTAPVAAHLLGKAMQQSGYQIWRNRNASSHQNN, encoded by the coding sequence ATGGATATAGTGATAAGTCTATTATTATGTGCGGGTACCCTGTTTACCTTAATCGCAAGCCTAGGTATTTTGCGAATGCCTGACCTCTATACTCGAATGCATGCTGCGACAAAAGCGGGAACAGTTGGGCTCGCTTCGCTGCTATTAGCTGTCGCCATCGCCATCCCAGAGATAACGGTCATTTCACGCGTCATTGGCACTATGTTGTTTATCTTTCTAACCGCTCCCGTCGCTGCCCACCTACTTGGTAAAGCGATGCAGCAAAGTGGCTACCAAATTTGGCGGAATCGAAATGCCTCATCCCACCAAAACAACTAA
- a CDS encoding protein-glutamate methylesterase/protein-glutamine glutaminase, producing MKKIKVLIVDDSPVFRALLSQLINSDPDLQVVAMAEDPFQARDLIKQYNPDVITLDIEMPKMNGVKFLKNLMRLRPMPVVMISTLTQHGAEATLTALELGAVDYFPKPAVESTAEMVNYKQLVNEKIKMAAGANVTGQQAPLVEQTISTPKGHHKTEVIAIGASTGGTEAVKHVLSALPAGLPPIIITQHISAMFSASFAARLNDSSKIDVKELSANRAPLINGCAYVAPGDKHLVVVRRGNHLYCQLDDRPAVNLHKPSVDVMFDAVAETVGKNAIGVILTGMGKDGAQGLLRMKQAGAKTIAQDEASSVVWGMPRVAVEMNAALSVSDLNQVPKQICKYLSSDS from the coding sequence ATGAAAAAAATAAAAGTATTGATCGTTGATGACTCCCCAGTATTTAGAGCGTTACTTTCACAGCTGATCAACTCAGATCCAGATCTGCAAGTGGTCGCGATGGCAGAAGACCCTTTTCAAGCGAGAGATCTGATCAAGCAATATAATCCTGATGTGATCACTCTAGATATTGAAATGCCTAAAATGAACGGTGTTAAGTTCTTGAAAAACTTGATGCGATTACGACCCATGCCGGTCGTGATGATTTCAACATTAACCCAGCATGGTGCGGAAGCGACGTTAACTGCGTTGGAGTTAGGTGCCGTTGATTATTTTCCGAAACCAGCGGTCGAAAGCACCGCAGAGATGGTGAACTACAAGCAGCTAGTTAACGAAAAAATTAAGATGGCTGCCGGTGCTAATGTCACAGGTCAGCAAGCCCCTTTGGTTGAGCAGACTATCTCAACACCGAAAGGTCACCATAAAACGGAGGTGATCGCGATTGGCGCTTCAACAGGAGGCACAGAAGCGGTCAAACATGTACTGAGTGCCTTACCTGCGGGTCTTCCTCCCATCATCATTACTCAGCATATCAGTGCTATGTTCTCGGCCTCGTTTGCAGCTAGGTTAAATGACAGTAGCAAAATTGACGTTAAAGAGCTCAGCGCAAATCGTGCGCCTTTAATAAACGGGTGTGCTTATGTTGCACCAGGAGATAAGCACTTAGTGGTTGTTCGTCGTGGTAATCACCTATATTGCCAATTAGACGATCGCCCGGCAGTCAACCTTCATAAACCTTCAGTGGATGTTATGTTTGATGCGGTTGCAGAAACCGTAGGTAAAAACGCAATCGGCGTCATTCTTACTGGGATGGGGAAAGATGGTGCACAAGGTTTATTGAGAATGAAGCAAGCGGGCGCTAAAACCATAGCACAAGATGAAGCATCATCGGTTGTTTGGGGGATGCCGCGCGTTGCTGTGGAAATGAACGCGGCGCTCTCGGTGAGTGACTTAAACCAGGTCCCTAAGCAGATATGTAAATATTTGTCTTCAGACTCTTAA
- a CDS encoding cation:proton antiporter: MDNWLELSITFAYGGLLLSVVLAFIRLILGPTLADRVVALDLISFVTVGLIAVYTLDSGQQSLLDIAITLGLVAFLGTIAFARLIYKRKGEP, encoded by the coding sequence GTGGATAACTGGTTAGAACTTAGCATTACATTCGCTTATGGAGGCCTACTACTGAGCGTAGTTCTGGCATTCATTCGACTAATATTGGGACCAACATTAGCCGACAGAGTGGTTGCTCTCGACCTAATTTCGTTTGTTACCGTAGGTCTCATCGCTGTATACACCTTAGATAGCGGCCAACAGTCATTGCTCGATATCGCAATTACGCTTGGACTGGTTGCTTTCTTAGGCACCATTGCTTTCGCTCGGTTGATATACAAAAGAAAAGGAGAACCATGA
- a CDS encoding chemotaxis protein CheD (catalyzes the conversion of glutamine residues to glutamate on methyl-accepting chemotaxis receptors): MSWARSETPKYENSHFNRFYHPSKEKHIVKVLPGGVYCSQKTDEIIATGLGSCIAACIWDLEAAVGGMNHFLLPFDNKSQLKAWKPDEVVSTASRYGSYAMEMLINALIERGARRSALQVKLFGGAQMLGRNSMVGEKNIAFVLSYVEQEGLNVVAQDLGGLEPRKVLFDPTSGKAWLKRIPFTEVHNLQHQEEKYASQLDKESHRPHDDDVELF, translated from the coding sequence ATGAGCTGGGCTAGATCAGAAACACCTAAATACGAAAACAGTCACTTCAATCGCTTCTACCATCCTTCAAAAGAGAAGCATATTGTAAAAGTTTTGCCTGGTGGAGTGTATTGCAGCCAAAAAACAGATGAGATTATTGCCACTGGACTAGGCTCCTGTATAGCGGCTTGTATCTGGGATTTAGAAGCTGCAGTGGGTGGTATGAATCATTTCTTACTGCCTTTTGATAATAAATCACAGCTGAAAGCTTGGAAACCAGATGAAGTGGTGTCGACTGCATCGCGTTACGGTAGCTACGCGATGGAGATGTTGATCAATGCGTTGATTGAAAGAGGCGCAAGGCGTTCAGCATTGCAGGTCAAGCTTTTCGGAGGAGCACAGATGCTCGGTCGCAATAGCATGGTCGGCGAAAAGAATATTGCTTTTGTTTTGAGTTATGTTGAGCAAGAGGGGCTAAACGTCGTTGCACAAGACTTAGGAGGGTTAGAGCCTCGAAAAGTATTGTTTGATCCAACTAGTGGCAAGGCTTGGCTTAAACGTATTCCATTTACCGAAGTGCATAACCTACAACACCAAGAAGAAAAATATGCCAGTCAGTTGGATAAAGAAAGTCATCGCCCTCATGATGATGACGTGGAGCTGTTCTAA
- a CDS encoding proton-conducting transporter transmembrane domain-containing protein, with amino-acid sequence MTTIWLTLPVVLSLLSAVAIFCAKRHYALVDAISGTSAIATLVVATLLTYDVVQTGPQAVAFGQWAAPFGIVFIADLFAAAMVMVTAIIGIVCVFYAMADLQNKRSYGTFHALIHVLLAGIYGAFLTGDIFNLYVWFEVMLIASFGLMILDATKTQIDGAVKYVMLNLISTLVFLLAIGLLYGATGTLNLADLHIKASLIAPETKTILAALFLFAFAIKAALFPVFAWLPASYHTLPSAVVALFAALLTKVGVYALIRLFTLVFPLANSGWQPVLIWVAALTMLTGVLGAASQFDIKRILSFHIISQIGYMIMGLAIYTPIAIAGAVFYVIHHILVKANLFLIGGFIERRYGTSHLSQLGGVYKAMPWLALLFLVPAFSLAGFPPLSGFWGKFLVIKASLQAEHYWLAGVALLVGLLTVFSMTKIWNHVFWKKPPAELMDTAITKHTKWLYCIPIATLTGLSLIIGFAAEPFYQFAVMAAQQILEPQAYISAVLGDNP; translated from the coding sequence ATGACCACGATTTGGCTAACACTACCTGTTGTTTTATCACTCCTCAGTGCCGTTGCTATTTTTTGCGCTAAACGACACTACGCTCTAGTTGACGCAATCAGCGGAACTAGCGCAATTGCAACCTTAGTTGTCGCAACATTGCTAACTTATGATGTTGTTCAAACAGGTCCACAAGCCGTGGCTTTCGGGCAGTGGGCAGCACCATTTGGCATCGTGTTTATTGCCGACCTATTTGCCGCAGCCATGGTAATGGTCACCGCAATTATCGGCATCGTTTGCGTTTTCTACGCGATGGCAGATCTTCAGAACAAACGTTCATACGGCACTTTCCATGCTTTGATTCACGTCTTGCTCGCAGGCATCTATGGGGCTTTTTTAACGGGTGATATTTTCAATCTTTATGTGTGGTTTGAGGTGATGTTGATTGCTTCATTTGGCTTGATGATCCTTGACGCAACCAAGACACAGATCGATGGTGCAGTTAAGTATGTCATGCTCAACCTAATCTCCACATTGGTGTTCTTGTTAGCCATAGGTTTACTTTATGGTGCTACAGGAACCCTAAATCTTGCTGACTTACATATTAAAGCTTCTCTGATTGCCCCAGAAACAAAAACCATACTCGCCGCTCTATTCTTGTTTGCTTTTGCAATAAAAGCCGCTTTGTTTCCGGTGTTTGCTTGGCTCCCAGCCTCTTACCATACTTTACCGAGTGCTGTTGTAGCGCTTTTTGCCGCTCTTCTGACTAAAGTTGGCGTTTACGCACTGATACGCCTATTTACCTTAGTCTTCCCACTTGCAAATAGTGGTTGGCAACCTGTACTCATTTGGGTTGCCGCACTCACTATGCTCACTGGGGTACTCGGTGCCGCTAGTCAGTTTGATATAAAAAGGATTCTTTCCTTTCATATAATCAGTCAGATTGGCTATATGATTATGGGCCTCGCTATATACACACCTATCGCGATCGCAGGGGCTGTTTTCTATGTCATTCATCATATATTAGTAAAGGCAAACTTATTTCTTATTGGTGGGTTTATTGAACGCAGATACGGGACGTCTCACCTTAGTCAGTTGGGAGGAGTCTATAAAGCGATGCCTTGGCTTGCATTGCTATTCCTTGTTCCTGCTTTCTCACTAGCTGGGTTCCCACCACTGTCGGGTTTCTGGGGCAAGTTTTTAGTCATAAAAGCCAGCTTGCAAGCCGAGCATTACTGGCTGGCCGGAGTCGCTCTGTTAGTCGGTCTGTTAACGGTGTTCTCCATGACAAAAATCTGGAACCATGTGTTCTGGAAAAAACCACCAGCAGAGCTCATGGATACCGCAATTACAAAACACACAAAGTGGCTGTATTGCATTCCTATTGCGACGTTAACCGGACTTAGCCTAATCATTGGTTTTGCTGCTGAGCCTTTCTATCAGTTTGCAGTAATGGCAGCACAGCAAATACTGGAACCACAAGCCTACATCAGTGCTGTCTTGGGAGATAACCCATGA
- a CDS encoding fused response regulator/phosphatase: MHVMIVDDHATNRELCRFMLNHLVETVTTFENGEGVVDAMKEMDTLPDVILLDVMMPIKDGFTTAEEIKQEFSDVHIPIIFLTVLDDHVSFERCLTVGDDFILKPVERSVLIAKVQAHCRIVRMHNEVKEQRDELSQFREQVSYDYAIAESIFSNLMHEMSSQVKNIYGINYLSTPSTVFNGDLIVVANRPHGGVYVMIADATGHGLPAAISAIPATRAFFSMAAKGLALGEIAREVNDVLVRFLPMGMMLAASIFEVRANGFEVSWWGGGLPDGYLIDGDGTIVRRLTSTHMPLGVLKPHEFEADLQHFKLEPDQQIICYTDGVIEATNEAGEQFGQERLEASFSGDQAVIPVLYESVRQFADKAVGDDLSILTMKFPILNGNSHEAPKDPTLYNKIPSNSKLRLDGNVLREVTVMAEVRKFLAGVVTSGAHLDLVCSVLSELFANAIEHGLLKLDSAIKEQPDGFFLFYQMREEKIKQLDNSAWIELEVDYDPVAQRVAFELEHNGEGFDYEKANNSSDKNLTHGRGIILATELCDSLEYSKQGCRVKAVYSLMAAHHFPSSS; the protein is encoded by the coding sequence ATGCATGTAATGATCGTCGATGACCATGCGACCAATCGAGAGTTGTGTCGATTCATGCTCAATCATCTCGTTGAAACTGTCACTACGTTTGAAAACGGCGAAGGGGTAGTGGATGCGATGAAAGAGATGGATACTTTGCCTGATGTGATTTTGCTTGATGTGATGATGCCAATTAAAGATGGCTTCACGACAGCAGAAGAGATTAAGCAAGAATTCTCTGATGTTCATATTCCCATTATTTTCTTAACGGTACTCGATGATCATGTCTCTTTTGAACGATGCTTAACGGTGGGAGATGATTTTATTCTCAAGCCTGTTGAGCGCAGTGTTCTTATCGCTAAAGTTCAAGCGCACTGCCGCATTGTTCGAATGCACAACGAGGTTAAGGAGCAGCGTGATGAACTGAGCCAGTTCCGTGAGCAAGTGAGCTATGACTATGCGATAGCCGAGTCTATCTTCTCTAACCTTATGCATGAGATGAGCTCTCAGGTTAAGAACATCTACGGAATTAACTACTTATCGACTCCTTCGACAGTATTTAATGGTGACTTGATTGTCGTTGCCAACCGGCCACATGGCGGTGTCTACGTGATGATTGCTGATGCGACTGGTCACGGTTTGCCTGCGGCTATTTCCGCCATTCCTGCAACGCGCGCGTTTTTTTCTATGGCAGCGAAAGGACTGGCACTGGGTGAAATTGCTCGTGAAGTTAACGATGTACTGGTGCGATTCCTGCCAATGGGAATGATGTTAGCAGCCAGTATTTTTGAGGTGCGAGCGAATGGGTTCGAGGTCTCTTGGTGGGGAGGGGGACTTCCCGATGGCTACCTGATAGATGGCGATGGTACGATAGTAAGACGGCTCACTTCTACTCATATGCCGCTTGGTGTGCTTAAACCCCATGAGTTCGAAGCGGATTTACAGCATTTTAAGCTTGAACCAGATCAACAGATAATTTGTTATACCGATGGGGTGATTGAAGCCACCAATGAAGCCGGAGAACAGTTTGGTCAAGAGCGACTCGAAGCCTCATTCTCGGGAGATCAAGCGGTAATCCCAGTCTTGTATGAATCGGTGCGCCAGTTTGCCGATAAGGCGGTGGGTGACGATTTATCCATACTGACAATGAAATTTCCTATATTGAACGGAAACTCACATGAGGCGCCTAAAGATCCCACGCTCTATAATAAAATCCCTTCCAATTCAAAACTGCGTTTAGATGGCAATGTCCTACGTGAAGTCACTGTTATGGCAGAAGTTCGTAAGTTCTTAGCGGGTGTCGTCACGAGTGGGGCTCATCTAGACTTGGTCTGCTCTGTTCTTTCCGAGCTATTTGCCAATGCTATTGAGCATGGGTTGCTTAAACTCGACTCCGCAATTAAAGAGCAACCCGATGGCTTCTTCCTTTTTTATCAGATGCGAGAAGAGAAAATTAAACAACTCGATAATAGCGCTTGGATTGAGCTTGAAGTGGATTATGACCCTGTCGCGCAAAGAGTTGCCTTTGAGTTAGAGCACAACGGAGAAGGGTTTGATTACGAGAAAGCCAACAACTCATCTGACAAAAACCTGACTCATGGTCGAGGCATTATTCTTGCTACTGAATTATGTGATTCGTTGGAGTATTCCAAACAAGGGTGTCGTGTTAAAGCGGTGTACTCTTTGATGGCTGCACACCACTTTCCTAGCTCTAGCTAA
- a CDS encoding STAS domain-containing protein: MTVETVVDSTSKHITILIEGAFGFNLVQEFRRCYNDRQEFRFTIDLRKVDYIDSAGLGMLLNMHNYLGQEDGMIKITNTLPQVRKILTISRFDKKFAIE; this comes from the coding sequence ATGACAGTAGAAACAGTTGTAGACTCAACATCAAAGCACATCACTATTCTGATAGAGGGTGCGTTTGGTTTCAATTTGGTTCAAGAATTTCGTCGTTGCTATAACGATCGCCAAGAGTTTCGCTTCACGATCGACTTACGCAAAGTCGACTATATCGATAGTGCGGGGCTAGGCATGTTACTCAATATGCACAACTACTTAGGTCAAGAAGACGGTATGATTAAAATTACCAATACTCTTCCGCAGGTAAGAAAAATCCTAACGATTTCTCGTTTCGATAAAAAGTTTGCTATAGAGTAA
- a CDS encoding Na+/H+ antiporter subunit E yields MIYLFLNFFLAIAWMMLNGSYTSLSFAIGFTVGFLALRLSQPFGLKTSYFRRFTALLSLLIYFCYEMVISVARVVWDVVTPTHLSDPDIVYIPLDVRTDLEISLLANMVSLTPGSLSLDITQDKKHMVVHAMFAPDHEKVIREIKEGLEKRILEVTRG; encoded by the coding sequence ATGATCTATCTGTTTCTCAACTTCTTTCTCGCAATCGCATGGATGATGCTCAATGGTAGTTACACTAGCCTGAGTTTCGCCATCGGATTTACCGTCGGTTTTCTTGCATTAAGACTAAGCCAACCTTTTGGATTAAAAACCAGCTACTTTCGACGCTTTACCGCCCTATTAAGTTTACTGATTTACTTCTGCTACGAGATGGTTATCTCCGTAGCACGTGTGGTATGGGATGTGGTGACGCCAACCCATTTAAGTGATCCAGACATTGTTTACATCCCTTTGGATGTACGCACAGACTTAGAAATTTCTCTACTGGCCAATATGGTTTCACTTACTCCTGGCAGCTTAAGTCTGGATATCACCCAAGATAAAAAGCATATGGTAGTTCACGCGATGTTTGCTCCGGATCACGAAAAAGTCATTCGGGAAATCAAAGAGGGCTTAGAGAAGCGAATCTTGGAGGTGACACGTGGATAA
- a CDS encoding DUF342 domain-containing protein: MWNKFVAFSEDKEQVVAKLSPDITVDNNFDTRGLSDALSEIGAGELLVLDDEVTRFINFAKEMKSEAYVGITIAEVRDATVEVVLSDHDMLASMVVTGAYKGKPLKGPQIVHALAQAHVTKGINKLALKKVLVMSHQLKAGETFTQAVAKGKNPTQGVDAKFVPLVKDPTKQVLAPKASDEDGKVDMLNLGETITVAENDPLMKRVPATKGKPGITVQGKIIPPKPGNDSVLKAGKGTKVSPDNPNLLIAEVSGMPILKERGVDVEDALCLPTIGVSTGHVKFKGNVVVFGNIESDMVVRTTGSLTVGGFIESADVQAQGDIEVAKGIIGHNVSEDEKKSCVVKSGGSITANYAQFSELQAANDIQLAVHCMNNEVRCGHNLVVCDANEKQGTLSGGSAKIGGKVTCVNLGVEGDTATHVHAFARFQMFKDRQAKLKEQYTQAQEATMGMVRKELEFKKIPKSERTPEQEEKLEADKSSANAHLEKVKHARDSHEQELEVALEESIIEVKGKVYTHVTVQFGEEKVTTKRVHGPSTFNFNQFEIKFSSMLEEEDVGQEV, encoded by the coding sequence ATGTGGAACAAGTTTGTCGCTTTTTCTGAAGACAAGGAACAAGTAGTTGCGAAGCTGTCGCCGGATATTACGGTAGACAACAATTTTGATACGCGAGGGCTTAGTGATGCCCTATCAGAAATCGGTGCCGGTGAGTTACTCGTCTTGGACGATGAGGTTACGCGCTTTATCAACTTTGCTAAGGAGATGAAAAGCGAGGCTTACGTTGGAATTACCATCGCTGAAGTTCGAGATGCGACGGTTGAAGTTGTTCTGTCAGACCATGATATGTTAGCCAGTATGGTGGTTACAGGGGCTTACAAAGGAAAGCCACTTAAAGGCCCTCAAATTGTTCATGCTCTTGCCCAGGCTCATGTGACTAAAGGCATCAATAAACTGGCACTTAAAAAAGTGTTAGTGATGAGCCACCAGCTCAAAGCGGGCGAGACCTTCACCCAAGCGGTGGCTAAGGGTAAAAACCCAACCCAAGGTGTCGACGCTAAGTTTGTTCCCCTAGTTAAAGATCCCACAAAACAGGTGCTTGCTCCTAAAGCGAGCGATGAAGATGGTAAGGTTGATATGCTCAACCTCGGTGAAACCATCACGGTTGCCGAAAACGATCCGCTCATGAAACGCGTTCCCGCCACTAAAGGTAAACCTGGTATCACAGTGCAGGGCAAGATTATTCCCCCTAAACCGGGTAATGACTCCGTACTGAAAGCCGGCAAAGGCACTAAGGTTTCTCCAGACAACCCTAACCTTTTAATTGCTGAAGTATCAGGAATGCCGATCTTAAAAGAGCGAGGTGTGGATGTTGAAGACGCACTTTGCTTGCCAACAATAGGGGTTTCGACTGGACACGTTAAGTTTAAAGGTAATGTAGTCGTTTTTGGCAATATTGAGTCCGATATGGTTGTTCGAACTACAGGCTCACTGACTGTCGGCGGCTTTATTGAGTCTGCCGATGTTCAGGCTCAGGGCGATATTGAAGTCGCCAAAGGCATTATTGGCCATAATGTGTCAGAAGATGAGAAAAAGAGCTGCGTAGTGAAGTCGGGTGGCTCTATAACGGCAAACTATGCACAGTTTAGTGAGTTGCAAGCCGCAAATGATATCCAGCTTGCTGTGCATTGTATGAACAATGAGGTTCGTTGCGGACACAATCTGGTCGTCTGCGACGCGAATGAAAAGCAAGGAACCTTAAGTGGAGGCAGCGCCAAAATTGGTGGTAAGGTGACTTGCGTGAATTTAGGTGTGGAAGGTGATACGGCAACGCATGTTCATGCTTTTGCCCGCTTTCAGATGTTTAAAGACAGGCAAGCGAAACTAAAAGAGCAATACACCCAAGCACAAGAAGCAACAATGGGCATGGTGCGTAAGGAATTGGAGTTTAAAAAGATTCCAAAGTCTGAACGTACACCGGAGCAAGAAGAGAAGCTAGAAGCAGATAAGAGTAGTGCCAATGCGCATCTTGAGAAGGTTAAACATGCTCGCGACTCCCATGAACAGGAGTTAGAAGTGGCACTAGAAGAGTCCATCATTGAAGTGAAAGGTAAGGTCTACACTCACGTAACGGTTCAATTTGGCGAAGAGAAAGTGACGACTAAACGAGTGCATGGTCCAAGTACGTTTAACTTTAATCAGTTTGAAATTAAGTTCTCTTCAATGCTAGAGGAAGAAGATGTCGGCCAAGAGGTTTAG
- a CDS encoding Na+/H+ antiporter subunit C, which translates to MEVLWSLVVGVFVATGIYLMLERHLLRLLFGLILLSSAVNLAIFTAGRLTPGQPPLIEPNALLPPEGAANPLPQALILTAIVIGFGLLVFALMLFYRAYTETGSADIDRLQRSEEDQ; encoded by the coding sequence ATGGAAGTATTGTGGAGCCTTGTCGTTGGTGTTTTTGTTGCTACTGGAATTTATCTGATGCTAGAGCGGCATTTGTTACGACTTCTGTTTGGTCTAATTCTTTTAAGTAGTGCCGTCAATCTCGCCATTTTTACAGCGGGTCGTTTAACGCCAGGACAGCCACCACTCATTGAGCCTAATGCTTTATTACCACCAGAAGGAGCGGCGAATCCACTACCTCAAGCATTGATTCTCACTGCGATTGTCATTGGGTTTGGCTTGCTGGTATTTGCCTTGATGTTGTTCTATCGCGCTTACACTGAAACGGGCTCAGCAGATATTGATAGGTTGCAGCGCTCAGAGGAAGATCAATGA